A window of the Mesorhizobium opportunistum WSM2075 genome harbors these coding sequences:
- a CDS encoding COG4315 family predicted lipoprotein, whose amino-acid sequence MKIITAGLAALLLSTAASFAAEAWKEADVGGTKIYTDAKGMTLYTYDKDSKGKSNCYDKCAANWPPLKAAASAKADDEWSVVKRTDGTKMWAYDGKPVYTFVKDKKAGDMSGDGVAGVWHIVKAD is encoded by the coding sequence ATGAAAATCATAACCGCAGGGCTGGCCGCACTTCTGCTCAGCACCGCCGCATCCTTCGCCGCCGAGGCGTGGAAGGAAGCCGACGTCGGCGGCACCAAGATCTACACCGATGCCAAGGGCATGACGCTTTACACTTATGACAAGGACAGCAAGGGCAAGTCGAACTGCTACGACAAATGCGCCGCCAACTGGCCGCCGCTGAAGGCCGCGGCCAGCGCCAAGGCGGACGACGAATGGAGCGTTGTCAAACGCACCGACGGCACCAAGATGTGGGCCTATGACGGCAAGCCGGTCTACACCTTCGTCAAGGACAAGAAGGCTGGCGACATGAGCGGTGACGGTGTCGCCGGCGTCTGGCACATCGTCAAGGCCGACTGA
- a CDS encoding cytochrome c biogenesis CcdA family protein translates to MALDIGYVSAVGAGAISFLSPCVLPLVPPYLCYMAGVSVDDFRGNAGATAREGTRGALLYSSIAFVLGFSTVFVALGAGASTIGRLLRVWQEPLAMGAGVLIILMGLNFLGILRIPLLSREARFQSQGKPASAVAAYVMGLAFAFGWTPCIGPVLGPILTLAGGRETVGEGALLLAAYSLGLGIPFLIAALFSGAFMRFLGKFRVHLGRVEKAIGALLVVAGVFFLTGGVQAVSYWLLENFPVLGRLG, encoded by the coding sequence ATGGCATTGGACATCGGCTATGTCAGCGCGGTCGGGGCGGGCGCCATCTCGTTCCTGTCGCCGTGCGTGCTGCCGCTGGTGCCGCCCTATCTCTGCTACATGGCCGGCGTCTCGGTCGACGATTTTCGCGGCAATGCGGGTGCGACGGCGCGTGAAGGCACGCGCGGCGCGCTGCTCTACTCCTCGATTGCCTTCGTGCTCGGTTTCTCGACCGTGTTCGTGGCACTCGGCGCCGGCGCCTCGACCATCGGCCGGCTGCTGCGCGTCTGGCAGGAGCCGCTGGCGATGGGCGCTGGCGTGCTGATCATCCTGATGGGCCTGAATTTCCTCGGCATCCTGCGCATTCCGCTGTTGTCGCGCGAGGCGCGCTTCCAGTCGCAGGGCAAGCCGGCAAGCGCTGTCGCCGCCTATGTCATGGGACTGGCGTTTGCCTTCGGCTGGACACCTTGCATCGGCCCGGTGCTGGGGCCGATCCTGACGCTGGCCGGTGGGCGCGAAACCGTGGGCGAGGGCGCGCTGCTGCTCGCCGCCTATTCGCTTGGGCTTGGCATACCGTTCCTGATCGCGGCGCTGTTTTCCGGCGCCTTCATGCGTTTCCTCGGCAAATTCCGCGTCCATCTCGGCCGCGTCGAAAAGGCGATCGGCGCGCTGCTGGTCGTCGCCGGCGTGTTTTTCCTCACCGGTGGCGTGCAGGCCGTCTCCTACTGGTTGCTGGAGAATTTTCCGGTGCTCGGACGGCTGGGGTAG
- the glmU gene encoding bifunctional UDP-N-acetylglucosamine diphosphorylase/glucosamine-1-phosphate N-acetyltransferase GlmU, which yields MSQRSCLSIILAAGEGTRMKSALPKVLHQIAGLPMVAHVAKAAEAAGAGDQALVIGHGAEEMRKAAAKFAPKAEIFVQEKRLGTAHAVLAAREAISRGYDDVLVMFGDTPLIDPGALTVARLKLAEGAAVVVIGFRTPNPTGYGRLIEKGGKLVAIREEKDCSEEEKKITFCNGGLMAMAGSQALKLLDAVGNTNAKGEYYLTDIVEIASGQGLDVVATEASFENALGINNRAELAQAEGIWQQRRRYEAMLSGVTLIAPETVFFSHDTEIGADTIVEPDVWFGPGVKIAGGAKIHAFSHIEGATVAANCDVGPFARLRPGADLREKAKVGNFCEVKQAVVEEGAKVNHLTYIGDARVGAGANIGAGTITCNYDGYSKFFTDIGEGAFVGSNSSLVAPVTIGKGGYIASGSVITESVPDDALAFGRARQKTIPGKGKELRERFASAAAAKKK from the coding sequence ATGAGCCAGAGATCCTGCCTGTCGATCATCCTCGCCGCCGGCGAAGGCACGCGCATGAAGAGTGCACTGCCGAAGGTGCTGCACCAGATCGCGGGCCTGCCGATGGTCGCGCATGTGGCGAAGGCGGCCGAAGCCGCCGGAGCCGGCGACCAGGCGCTGGTGATCGGCCATGGGGCGGAGGAAATGCGCAAGGCGGCGGCGAAATTCGCGCCTAAAGCAGAGATCTTCGTCCAGGAAAAACGGCTCGGCACCGCGCATGCCGTGCTGGCCGCGCGCGAAGCGATATCAAGGGGTTACGACGATGTCCTGGTGATGTTCGGTGACACGCCGCTGATCGATCCGGGGGCGCTGACCGTGGCGCGACTGAAGCTGGCGGAAGGCGCTGCCGTCGTCGTCATCGGCTTTCGTACACCCAATCCAACTGGCTATGGCCGGCTGATCGAAAAGGGCGGCAAGCTGGTCGCCATCCGCGAGGAGAAAGATTGCAGCGAGGAAGAGAAGAAGATCACATTCTGCAATGGCGGGCTGATGGCGATGGCCGGCAGCCAGGCGCTGAAGCTGCTCGACGCGGTCGGCAACACGAACGCCAAGGGCGAATATTACCTCACCGACATTGTCGAGATCGCCAGCGGGCAAGGCCTCGATGTGGTTGCGACCGAAGCCAGCTTTGAAAATGCGCTCGGCATCAACAACCGCGCCGAACTGGCGCAAGCCGAGGGTATCTGGCAGCAGCGCCGGCGGTACGAGGCGATGCTTTCGGGCGTGACGCTGATCGCGCCGGAGACTGTTTTCTTCTCGCACGACACCGAAATCGGTGCCGACACGATCGTCGAGCCCGATGTCTGGTTTGGTCCAGGCGTAAAGATCGCCGGCGGCGCCAAGATCCATGCCTTCAGCCATATCGAAGGCGCAACTGTAGCGGCCAATTGCGATGTCGGTCCGTTCGCACGGCTGCGGCCGGGCGCCGATCTGCGGGAAAAAGCCAAAGTCGGCAATTTCTGCGAGGTCAAGCAGGCTGTTGTCGAGGAGGGCGCCAAGGTCAACCATCTGACCTATATCGGCGATGCCCGGGTCGGCGCGGGCGCCAATATCGGCGCCGGCACCATCACCTGCAACTATGACGGCTACTCGAAATTCTTCACCGACATCGGCGAGGGCGCTTTTGTCGGCTCGAACTCTTCGTTGGTGGCGCCGGTCACCATCGGCAAGGGTGGATACATCGCCTCCGGCAGCGTCATCACTGAAAGCGTGCCCGACGACGCACTGGCCTTCGGTCGGGCGCGCCAGAAGACGATCCCCGGCAAGGGCAAGGAATTGCGCGAGCGCTTTGCCTCGGCCGCGGCTGCCAAAAAGAAGTAA
- the glmS gene encoding glutamine--fructose-6-phosphate transaminase (isomerizing): MCGIVGIVGHSQVAPLIVDALKRLEYRGYDSAGVATVEKGELGRRRAEGKLVNLERRLKDEPLEGTIGIGHTRWATHGVPNETNAHPHFSAGVAIVHNGIIENFAELRDELIRDGYSFSSQTDTEVVAHLVARELAKGLKPVEAAHQALKRLEGAFALAIMFKGDEDLIVGARNGPPLAVGHGDGEMFLGSDAIALAPFTNSITYLEDGDWAVVRRDSVAIFDIDGKKVARKRQQSLSTSFMVDKGNRRHFMEKEIHEQPEVISHTLAHYVDFVSGVSKPLDLPFDFAKIDRLAISACGTAYLAGLIGKYWFERYARLPVDIDVASEFRYREMPLSANDAAFFISQSGETADTLASLRYCRKAGMKIGAVVNVRESTMARESDVVLPTLAGPEIGVASTKAFTCQLSVLAALAVRAGVARGTISKEQEKTLVRALSEAPRYANQVLKLEEQIERIARELSRYKDVLYLGRDTNFPLAMEGALKLKEISYIHAEGYAAGELKHGPIALIDENMPVIVIAPHDRIFEKTVSNMQEVAARGGKIILITDSKGAAQVSVKTMETIVLPDVPEIISPIIYALPIQMLAYFAAVFMGTDVDQPRNLAKSVTVE, from the coding sequence ATGTGCGGTATCGTTGGAATCGTTGGCCACTCGCAGGTTGCGCCGCTCATTGTCGATGCGTTGAAGCGACTTGAGTATCGCGGCTATGACTCGGCCGGAGTCGCCACCGTCGAGAAGGGTGAGCTTGGCCGCCGGCGCGCCGAGGGCAAGCTGGTCAACCTCGAACGCCGGCTCAAGGATGAGCCGCTTGAAGGCACCATCGGCATCGGCCACACACGCTGGGCGACCCATGGCGTGCCCAACGAGACCAATGCGCATCCGCATTTTTCCGCCGGCGTCGCCATCGTCCACAACGGCATCATCGAGAATTTCGCCGAATTGCGCGACGAACTGATCCGCGACGGCTATTCTTTCTCGTCGCAAACAGACACCGAAGTCGTCGCCCACCTGGTGGCGCGTGAACTCGCCAAGGGGCTGAAGCCGGTCGAGGCCGCCCATCAGGCGCTGAAGCGGCTGGAAGGCGCCTTTGCGCTGGCCATCATGTTCAAGGGCGACGAGGATCTGATCGTTGGCGCCCGCAACGGCCCGCCGCTGGCCGTCGGCCATGGCGATGGCGAAATGTTCCTGGGCTCGGACGCCATCGCGCTCGCGCCGTTCACCAATTCGATCACCTATCTCGAAGACGGCGACTGGGCGGTGGTGCGCCGCGACAGCGTCGCCATCTTCGACATCGACGGCAAAAAGGTTGCCCGCAAGCGCCAGCAGTCGCTGTCGACCAGTTTCATGGTCGACAAGGGCAATCGCCGCCATTTCATGGAGAAGGAAATCCATGAGCAGCCCGAGGTGATCTCGCACACGCTGGCCCACTATGTGGATTTCGTCTCCGGCGTCTCCAAGCCGCTCGACCTGCCTTTCGATTTCGCCAAGATCGACCGGCTGGCGATCTCCGCCTGCGGTACCGCTTACCTCGCCGGCCTGATCGGCAAATACTGGTTCGAGCGCTATGCGCGGCTGCCGGTCGATATCGATGTCGCCTCGGAGTTCCGCTACCGCGAAATGCCGCTGTCGGCCAACGATGCCGCTTTCTTCATCTCGCAATCGGGCGAGACCGCCGACACGCTGGCCTCGCTGCGCTACTGCCGCAAGGCCGGCATGAAGATCGGCGCCGTCGTCAATGTGCGGGAATCGACCATGGCGCGCGAATCCGACGTCGTGCTGCCGACACTTGCTGGCCCCGAGATCGGCGTCGCCTCGACCAAGGCCTTCACCTGCCAGTTGTCCGTGCTGGCCGCGCTTGCGGTGCGCGCCGGCGTGGCGCGCGGTACGATCTCGAAAGAGCAGGAGAAAACCCTGGTGCGGGCGCTTTCGGAAGCGCCGCGCTATGCCAACCAGGTGCTCAAGCTCGAAGAACAGATCGAGCGCATCGCACGCGAACTGTCGCGCTACAAGGATGTGCTCTATCTCGGCCGCGACACCAATTTCCCGCTGGCCATGGAAGGCGCGCTGAAGCTCAAGGAAATCTCCTACATCCACGCCGAAGGCTATGCCGCCGGCGAGCTGAAGCATGGGCCGATCGCGCTGATCGACGAGAACATGCCGGTCATCGTCATCGCGCCGCATGACCGCATCTTCGAGAAAACCGTTTCCAACATGCAGGAAGTGGCGGCGCGCGGTGGCAAGATCATCCTGATCACCGACAGCAAGGGCGCGG